GCACCAAGTCTAACATTACTTTTCTACCCTCCGAAGCAAACCTCTTCAATCTCGCGCTCTTTCTCTGCGAATTCTAGGGTTAGGGCCTGGCCTCGGATTCCTAGCGATGGCTGTCTCTACCACCAGCTTTGCGGCTGCCAAATTGGAGGCTCCGTTACTGAAAGCTTCGCCATCGTCCAGGGCCTCCTCGCCTGCTTCTCAGTTTCCGATTCTTCTGAAGCCCATTCGGAGCAGGAAGATCCTGATTCAGAGAGGAGTCAGGTGCGAGGTTGCAGCCTCCGATGCTTTGGTTCAGACCGAGAAGCTTTCCGCTCTTGAACAGCTCAAGACATCCGCAGCTGACAGTAATAGCCCCGTTTCtcctttcttcattttttatttataatatctgTTTTCTGGATCTTTGactattatataatttgattttttccctttctttgattttttttccctaaattgTTATCTTTTCTGTTGCTTTAGTCAACTGCATTTCTTAATATTTGAGCGTTTTTTAACAAGTTGCAATTGGGTATACTTGTTGGGTTTGTTAAAcatgaattttggaaaaaaaaataaatcttctcTAAGATTGAATGCTCGTTCACAACCATCTATATTTGCCTAAAATTATGTAGGGATACTAATATAGGTAACGGTCATTCTTTAGatttgacaaataaaaaaaaacataggtaACAATTAGGGAAATTGATGATTATATTACTTGTGTAGAAATCATTGGGATGTTAATACTTTTGCCAATTAAATATAGTATACTTCTGCATCCTTCTCGGTTACCGATAACATTAAACATACACGTTATATTTGCCTTGTTATGCCCTCAGATTAAATATAAAGCCGAGATGGAGGTGCATGGAAATGAGTTAAAAATCCAAGAAGTTTTTGTAAGCACTTCCAATGTTTGTGATGAGATTCACTAAATATATTATCTCTTTCAAAATGATCAATGGGGCTACGGTGCTTAACTCTTAATACGAGATTCTTTTTGTCCCAAAGACGAGGttgattactttttattttctaattttttgttgtGAGTTTCATAGTGTTATTGGGAATacaatatgttaaaatttttttaattatgtgcATTTTCTGAACTGCCCAATTCGTTTTTCTTTCCAGGATATACAAAAGAGAGGAGTAGCATTGTGGTTATTGGACTTAGTGTTCACACTACCCCCGTTGAGATGCGTGAAAAGCTTGCCATTCCAGAAGCAGAGTGGCCTCGAGCCATTGGGGAGCTGTGTGGTTTAAATCATATAGAAGAAGCTGCTGTTCTTAGCACCTGCAATAGAATGGAGATATATGTTGTGGCTCTTTCACAGCATCGCGGTGTCAAAGAAGTGACTGAATGGATGTCAAAGGTGCTCTCCTTCTCTTGATCAACACTAGGATTGGTTTATAGACCACCGAAATTGTTTCTTCTTATGGGATTTCTCTTGAATTGTCAATTACCTGGTGGTTAGTCTCTTAACTGAAGTTGTTGACTTGCATTGGTCAAGTTAAGAATGTTGGCAGTGAAAGACAAGTTGTTGATGGATTTCTGATCGAGATCTGTCTTGCATTTGGTCTTTTGGACAATTTGTTTAATCCAATTTTCCCTAgttctttttttccccaaatCATATTGTTTttgctattatttttttcctcttcccaGTAGTGATTTACTGTTCTGCATGTTATTTGTAGTCTTTTGATGCATTGAATTTGAGACACAGTATAAACACATTGCTTGTCACGTGACTCTGTTCTGTAGTAATGTTCCATATCCTAACATATTTTCATGAACGCAAttatatttctcaaaaatattcttgCTTCTCCTTGGCAGACAAGTGGGATCCCAGTTTCAGAACTTTGTCAACATCGGTTTCTGCTTTATAACAAAGATGCCACGCAGCATATTTTTGAAGTTTCAGCAGGTCTCGACTCTCTTGTCCTTGGGGAAGGCCAAATTCTTGCTCAGGTTAAACAGGTTGTCAAAGTTGGGCAAGGAGTTGTTGGCTTTGGGAGGAACATTAGTGGGCTGTTCAAGCACGCGATAACTGTGGGGAAGCGTGTTAGGACTGAGACTAACATTGCTGCTGGGGCAGTTTCTGTTAGCTCTGCTGCAGTTGAACTGGCCTTAATGAAGCTCCCTGAATCCTCACATGCCTCAGCAAAAATGTTGGTTATTGGAGCAGGCAAGATGGGGAAGCTTGTGATCAAGCACTTGGCAGCAAAAGGTTGCACAAAGATGGTGGTTGTAAATAGAACTGAGGAGAGAGTTGCAGCCATCCGTGAAGAGTTGGCGAATATTGAGATAACGTACAAACCCCTCACAGAAATGCTAACTTGCGCTGCTGAAGCAGATGTCGTGTTTACCAGCACTGCATCAGAAACCCCATTATTTTTGAAAGAGCATGTTAAGGGCCTGCCCCCTGTTGGCTCAGAAGTTGGTGGCTTGAGGCTCTTCATTGATATCTCAGTTCCACGAAATGTAGGCTCGTGCGTCGCAGATGTTGAAGCTGTGCGAGTTTACAATGTTGATGACCTTAAGGAGGTTGTCGCTGCCAATAAAGAGGATCGCCTTCGGAAAGCAATGGAAGCACAAGCAATTATTGCCGAGGAATCAAAACAATTTGAGGCATGGAGGGATTCATTGGAGACTGTTCCTACCATCAAGAAATTGAGGGCTTATGCTGAAAGAATCAGAGTTGCGGAGCTAGAAAAATGCTTGTCCAAGATGGGTGATGATATACCAAAGAAAACAAGGAAAGCTGTGGAGGATCTTAGCCGAGGAATAGTGAACAAACTCCTTCATGGTCCGATGCAGCACCTGAGATGTGATGGGAGTGACAGCCGGACCCTGAGCGAGACCCTTGAGAATATGCATGCTCTTAATAGAATGTTTAGCCTCGAGACAGAGATATCTGTGTTAGAACAGAAGCTTCGAGCTAAGGTAGAAAGCCAGAAGTAAGATCCTTTGTCAAATTTCATTCAGGACACATCTTTTACTTCCTAAAATTTGAGTAAGGGGAAAGTCTCCTCATACTATGATTTCATTAGAGTGTTGGCACTGTTGTAACCTCCAATTGGGTAGATAAACAGTGTTGGTTGCTGTTGGCTGACCCTTGAATTCATTCATCAGCACAAGGCAATGTCTCAGCCTCTTCTTTAGCGGCCATTCTGCTTTTAGGATACAAATTGAGGGATTATGAAGTGAGCTTAATCCATGTAACGATTGTTCTCCTTAGAGTTTATGGTCTGTATCCGAAATTCAGTTAATCCTTGTAATTAATATGTTGATTATTTCAATATGGATACGACCTTGTAATTGATGTACACGTTGGGTCTCTATTGTGAATGTGATTTACATTTTGTCATAAGATGCCTTTACTCTCATAAATATTGTGATAACTTGGTTGAGACTTGAGGTTTCCTTCAGCTTCCAGATCATGAAGCTCTGATTCTATACAACAAagcatcattttttatttatttattattttgctcTACAAGGCCATGGTTAGAGACAACAGGATGGCCTTCTCAGACTAAGCCCATAAATGAGGGCCCATAATCGCCATGAACAAGACCCTCTACACTTGATGGGCCTGAATTTCGTAAAATGGTCAATATTTTGCACTTAGCTTGACATTTGGGCCTCATCTTCGCAGTGAACAAGACCCTCTAGACTGGCTGAACCTTGTCAGGTCAACCTTGAGATAATGATTAAGGTGGCCTCAAGTCCAGCAAGGCAATTCCAAATTATTCTGATGCTCTTGGCTGTCCTTAATAAAGACACTGATCTGTACATGGATTGAGACGTGACATGACAAAGAAAATAGACTCACTTGTCACTTGCTTTGTTGGCAAATAGTGGAACTTGAGAGAAACCATGAAATTATCTAACAACGGACAAAAGAGACAAACAAGTATTGGTAGGGAAGTAAGCCATAGGAATCCAGTTGTTAAAAGTGACAAGTCCCTTCTCTTTTAGTGTTTCTACAATAAGAAATACAATTAGGGATGCCCGGAACCATGGCTTGGgagcaaaattaaaaaacaaaaaatgtattacaattattattatgttttttaataaggAATACTTACTATTCAGTAGTCTGAGAATATCTATACAGTAGCACCCGCGTGCCATAACGAGGAAAAATAATTGAACACGGGGGGTTTACCGTTTGGGGCAACCGAGCAATTTCGGTAAGAGAGTCATCATAAGGTGTCTCTCTTCTGTAAGAGGCGTTCTCAGTCTCAAGGAAGAACATCAGCTAGCTATCTAGCTATCTCCCAAAACCCAAACAACTTATTAGCCTTTTTCCTGCCAGGCATATTGGCCCCATTTCTAGTGCTTGAAGTTGACAAcacctttcttttatttatatgacaCCTTGAGTCAATGCACGACACGAACCAAACctttcttcatgttgtttgtgGCCTCAGGCATTCTCCACAAAAGTGTTGTTAACAAGCCGCATGCAAAGGTGGACCTCTTTCCTCTCCCCACAGGTGGAGAAGACTAGCTCACATCATGCTTCACCATTCCTTCACAAGACTTCATCTACATttgtgcctctctctctctatatatatatgtctgaaTTTTGATCCTTTGGATGTTGTAATTTGTATCCCCATTGTTGGTCGGTGCAGTTTTTGATTGATGTTTGTGGGTCATGCACTGGGACGTGGACGAGACGATCACTCACCTATTTTCAGTAcaacgcagagagagagagagagagtggcaaCAAATACATATAAACAGCTAAAAACTGGTGGGGAGATACAGAGCTAGTAAGGCCCAAGCAATTAGGGACGAGAACGCATCAACTGAGAGATGCCGATGCATGCCTGATAGAGTGGACAACAGAACA
This genomic interval from Juglans microcarpa x Juglans regia isolate MS1-56 chromosome 4D, Jm3101_v1.0, whole genome shotgun sequence contains the following:
- the LOC121259868 gene encoding glutamyl-tRNA reductase 1, chloroplastic-like, translated to MAVSTTSFAAAKLEAPLLKASPSSRASSPASQFPILLKPIRSRKILIQRGVRCEVAASDALVQTEKLSALEQLKTSAADRYTKERSSIVVIGLSVHTTPVEMREKLAIPEAEWPRAIGELCGLNHIEEAAVLSTCNRMEIYVVALSQHRGVKEVTEWMSKTSGIPVSELCQHRFLLYNKDATQHIFEVSAGLDSLVLGEGQILAQVKQVVKVGQGVVGFGRNISGLFKHAITVGKRVRTETNIAAGAVSVSSAAVELALMKLPESSHASAKMLVIGAGKMGKLVIKHLAAKGCTKMVVVNRTEERVAAIREELANIEITYKPLTEMLTCAAEADVVFTSTASETPLFLKEHVKGLPPVGSEVGGLRLFIDISVPRNVGSCVADVEAVRVYNVDDLKEVVAANKEDRLRKAMEAQAIIAEESKQFEAWRDSLETVPTIKKLRAYAERIRVAELEKCLSKMGDDIPKKTRKAVEDLSRGIVNKLLHGPMQHLRCDGSDSRTLSETLENMHALNRMFSLETEISVLEQKLRAKVESQK